In the genome of Pseudomonadota bacterium, the window GAGCATGATCAGGAAACCATCCTGGCGGCCGACCAGGTGATCGACATGGGGCCAGGAGCCGGGCGTCTGGGAGGGGAAGTGGTGGCTCAGGGTAGCCCCGGGGAAATTCTGGCCGGGGATTCTCTGACCGGACTTTATCTTTCCGGACGGCGCAACATCGAGATTCCGGTGCGGCGCCGGCCCGATTCGAAACGGCAAATCGTTATCAGGGGGGCTCGGCGGCATAATCTGCAGGAAATCGACGTGGCTTTTCCTCTGGGACTGCTGCTCTGTGTGACCGGAGTTTCCGGTTCCGGCAAAAGCAGTCTAGTTAATGAGACCCTGTTTCCCGCTTTACATAATCATCTTTATGACGAGCGTTTCCCCGGGGGCGCCTATCACAGTATTGAAGGGCTCGAGTTGTTGGATAAGGTGATTAATATCGATCAAAGTCCGATTGGCCGGACACCTCGTTCCAATCCGGCGACCTATACCGGAGTTTTTACCCCGATTCGGGAGCTTTTTTCGGGACTGCCCACGGCGCGAGCCCGAGGTTATAAACCGGGCCGCTTCAGTTTCAATGTCAAGGGTGGACGGTGCGAGGTGTGCAAGGGGGATGGCTCGACCCGGGTCGAAATGCACTTTCTGCCGGATATCTTTGTTAAATGCGACGCTTGTGGTGGTCGGCGTTTCAGCCGGGAGGTCCTGGAGGTTCGTTATAAAGGAGCGAATATTTCCGAGGTGCTGGCGATGACGGTTAATCAGGCGGCTGAATTTTTTGCCGCGGTGCCCAAGGTGGAACACAAACTTCAGGTGCTGCGGGATGTCGGGCTCGGTTATATCACCCTGGGGCAGGCGGCGGTGACCCTTTCGGGGGGCGAGGCGCAGCGGGTGAAACTGGCCAAGGAACTCTCGCGAAGATCTACCGGGAGAACCCTGTATCTGCTGGATGAACCCACGACCGGACTTCATTTTGACGATGTCCGGCAGCTGCTCACGGTTCTGCGGCGCCTGGTGGATGAAGGTAATTCGGTCCTGGTTATCGAGCATAACCTTGATGTGATCAAGGCCGCCGACTATCTGATTGATCTCGGTCCGGACGGCGGCAGCGGCGGCGGGAGGTTGGTCGCCTGCGGTCCGCCTGAGGAGGTGGCCCGAGTCGAGGCTTCGGCCACCGGCCGTTGCCTGCGGGAAATCCTTCCGCTCAATGTCTCTTCCGGGTCAGCAGATACGCCAGGTTGTCAAGTTCACTCGTAATCGAAACGTTGCGCAGGACAATTTTCTCCGGAACTTTGACCTTGATCGGAGCGAAATTGAGAAGGCCCTTGATGCCGCCGGCGACCAGCTGGTCGGCAACGGCCTGGGCGCTTTCGGCCGGGGTCGTGATGATGCCGATGGTAATTTTTTCCCGGCTGACGGTTTTCTCGATGTCTATAGTCGGCAGAATGGTGACCCCTTCCACGATTTCACTGCCGATCTTGTTGAGGTCGCTGTCGAAAGCCGCGATGATACGAAAGCCGTGTTTGCGAAAAAACGCAAAATTGAGCAGGGCCTGGCCCAATTTCCCGACTCCGACAACTGTGCTGGGCCAGTTGTGATTGAGACCCAGAATATCCTTGATTTCATCTTCCAGTTTCTTGGTGTCGTAACCGACGCCGCGCACGCCGAACTCACCAAAATAGGACAGATCCTTGCGGATCTGGGCCGGGCTGACCTGGCAGGATTCACCCAGCATTTCTGAAGAAATCACGGGGTTGTTTTCCGCCCCGAGTCTTTCCAGACAGTTGATATAGGTGGAGAGGCGCTTAATCGTGGCCTCCGGAATCTTGTTTTCCTTGGTCTTCATGCTCTCGCCCTTTGTTATCGTTTCCGTTCCATAAAATCACGTCGTTGAACAGATCATTTTAACTGTATATTTTACAGCCGTGTGGGGGTTATCACATTGTCGTTGTATCTTCAAGTTCTATTTTAAGGATCAGCCTTGTCCGCAAGATATTTTTTGACAACTTTGTTTTTTTCCACTAGATAACCGGGGCCGGGTTCTGATTTTAATTGCGGGCCCCGGCCCCGCAATTTCGAGGCGGCCTCGCCGCCCGCAAAGCCGAGCTCGCGTCAGGCCGTTTTCTGGTTCTTCAAAATAAGGATGATCTGTTCGGGACGAAGATAATTGGTTGGGGATG includes:
- a CDS encoding redox-sensing transcriptional repressor Rex → MKTKENKIPEATIKRLSTYINCLERLGAENNPVISSEMLGESCQVSPAQIRKDLSYFGEFGVRGVGYDTKKLEDEIKDILGLNHNWPSTVVGVGKLGQALLNFAFFRKHGFRIIAAFDSDLNKIGSEIVEGVTILPTIDIEKTVSREKITIGIITTPAESAQAVADQLVAGGIKGLLNFAPIKVKVPEKIVLRNVSITSELDNLAYLLTRKRH